The genomic window ACCGTACAGCACCGCGGTCGGTTCCTGCGCGGCAACCGGCGGCGGGGGGGCGTCCACGCGCTCGGGCACGGGTGCGTTCTCGGGCGTTGCCGGAGCGACGGCGTCGGCGGGCCGCTCGTTGCGCGCCTCCCTGTCCGACGGCGGGCGTCCCCAGTCGCAGCCCGCCAGCCAGACTCCCAGCACGCATGCGATAGCCAACGGTGTCATGTTCATTGCGCGACCTCTCTCCACGTGTTCACCTGCAACGCCGGCACCGGCTGGTGCGGCGGCGTGGCGCGTACGCAGGTGACGATGACGACTGGCGGCACGACGCGCTCGGCGAAGGTGAACTTCCGCGCGATGTCGCGGTGTGGTATCGACACGGCAACGGCGCTGACGCCGCCACTCATCGACATGGTTGCGGACTCGAACGTGATGTCGCCGATGGCTTCCACCTGTACGTCGTGCGCGCGCGTTCCTCCCTGCGCCGGCCACGTGCCTTTCGTCGTCAGGCGATAGCGCGCACGCTCGACACCGTCACGCGACACACAGTCCTGAGTGGGAGGCAGGAGCTCCGCATCGTGATCCACGACCGTCTTGCGAACGACGGGAGGTAGCGCCCGCGTCGTCTCGGGACCGGCGGGACTGGTCTTCGGCGGCACTGTCGCGGGCTCCGTCGTGTCATCACGCGACCACCACAGCGGAACCGCAACCAGGGCAACGACCACAGCGGCACCCGCAGCGCCGACGGCAAGACGCCCACGGTAGCGTCGGCTCTCCGAGCCCGACCTCGCCGCGGAGCCCGACCCTTGCGCCGCGTCCGACCGCGCCTCAGTCCCCGATCGCTCGGCGTCCAGAACGGCCGGCCATGTACCGGTGGCTGCGTCTGCGGACGGGAGCGGTGCCGACGGTGCGGGGAAGAAGTCCGCCGGCAGCGCCGCCTGCACGGCGTCAATCGGCACGCCCTGATTGGCGTGTCCGTCGGCGGCGCCGCGATGCAGCGCGATGAGCTCCATTTGCGCGGTGAAGCACGGCGCGCCGGAGGATCCCGGCTCCGTATCGACGCGATAGCGCAATCGCGTCGGCTCGCGCGCCTCGTACCTCCCTGCCGCGAGCTTGAGCGTCTCGCCCTGCGGATGCTGGATGACGAAGACCGTCTCGTCTGGTTCGAGCGGTCGCCAGCGCGGCGTGATCCACCCGCGCGCGACATCAGACGCACTGCTTGTCGTCGGGCGAAGACCGGCCGGCTGCGCAAGCCGGAGGATCGCGAAATCGAGCTCGTCGACGGGACTGCTCGCCACCAGCCACTCCGGCGCGAGCCCGAAGGCCTCGCCTTCGCGAAGCCGCTCGCCGTCACCAGACAGCTTGAAGTCGAAGCGTGCGAGGATGGGCGGCCTACGTCGCGCGGAGAACGCGTCGATCACGTGGCGATTCGTCATCACGAGATCGGGCCCCACGAGGAAACCCGTGCCCAGGGCCTGCCACGCGGGGGCCTCGATGCGACACACGGCGAGCTCGGCCTGCGCGAGCCGCGCGCGCCATTGCGCGATGTCGGAGAAGCCCGCGCGAAACACGCGCTTCTCGAGCTCCTCATTCGCGCCGACCCGATGATGCACTTCGCGTGGTTCCACGTCGTCAGATGAACAGCGCGCGCCGCTTGCCCTCGGCGCGGCCTTCGAGTTGCGGGCTCTGCGGATAGTCCGCGATCAGTTCCTTGATGCGCTTGTGCAGTCGGTTGTACGTCAGCTCGTGCGGCGCCTCGCGAATGGCCTGCAGCGCGAAGTACGTCATCGCCCCGTGATACGTCCCGTTGA from Acidobacteriota bacterium includes these protein-coding regions:
- a CDS encoding trypsin-like peptidase domain-containing protein, with the protein product MEPREVHHRVGANEELEKRVFRAGFSDIAQWRARLAQAELAVCRIEAPAWQALGTGFLVGPDLVMTNRHVIDAFSARRRPPILARFDFKLSGDGERLREGEAFGLAPEWLVASSPVDELDFAILRLAQPAGLRPTTSSASDVARGWITPRWRPLEPDETVFVIQHPQGETLKLAAGRYEAREPTRLRYRVDTEPGSSGAPCFTAQMELIALHRGAADGHANQGVPIDAVQAALPADFFPAPSAPLPSADAATGTWPAVLDAERSGTEARSDAAQGSGSAARSGSESRRYRGRLAVGAAGAAVVVALVAVPLWWSRDDTTEPATVPPKTSPAGPETTRALPPVVRKTVVDHDAELLPPTQDCVSRDGVERARYRLTTKGTWPAQGGTRAHDVQVEAIGDITFESATMSMSGGVSAVAVSIPHRDIARKFTFAERVVPPVVIVTCVRATPPHQPVPALQVNTWREVAQ